One Sodalinema gerasimenkoae IPPAS B-353 DNA segment encodes these proteins:
- a CDS encoding GAF domain-containing sensor histidine kinase: MLQLVQNLQGDVSTILTLEGDYFNANDRAMLEMAGNRMLLFFVYFAEALLGYIFKDWALVQEKMPFASDYKDAAFSSLLFCYYYFYETLMNCAIYPQLSAERQMVTWETIQERTGRLEEWRKAAPDNYQSKCELIQAEQARIQGRIVEAMDYYDRAITSAQTHGFLVEVAIAAERAADFYNSLGREKIANHYLQDAYHAYEYWGATAKMAALLEEHPHLYRMVVQQQKLGSILSSKITISQSNPSSKITVNQTSSRHQANSNDILDLGTVIKATQALSGQICLPELLEQLLTLALENAGAQRGYLLLMKQKNLAIAASGQVESNICVTVESDNRPIDNQTVPVSLIYYVQRTHEPVVLAQAVDEGLFTQDPYIQSGMIQSILCLPILQQGQVLGILYLENNLTQGAFTRDRLEVLQILSAQAAISIENARLYRQLTEYSHHLEDTVGQRTQELRQKNQDLQQTLQELQQTQTQLIQTEKMSSLGQMVAGIAHEINNPVTFISGNIAYAREYFKDLQDLIELIQQEYQPLKASVEEKIEEIELDFLYEDLKQMLASMENGSDRIRCIILGLRNFSRLDESVHKTADLHEGLDNTLLIIQHRLSRSPRQEPIKIQKTYGELPKITCYPSQLNQVFLNILNNAIDVLSSFESQPNPEIQIKTNVTNTNTITIRILDNGPGMSDAVRQKIFDPFFTTKPVGQGTGLGLSISYQIITEQHRGKLECYSQPGEGSEFMIEIPVNRS; encoded by the coding sequence ATGCTGCAGTTAGTGCAAAATCTTCAGGGAGATGTTTCCACAATACTAACCCTGGAGGGCGACTATTTTAATGCCAACGATCGCGCCATGTTGGAAATGGCTGGGAATCGGATGCTGCTGTTTTTCGTCTATTTTGCCGAGGCATTGTTGGGCTATATCTTCAAAGATTGGGCGTTAGTTCAAGAAAAAATGCCCTTCGCCTCAGACTATAAGGATGCAGCGTTTTCCTCCTTGCTGTTTTGCTACTACTATTTTTATGAAACCTTGATGAACTGCGCCATTTACCCTCAGCTATCTGCCGAAAGGCAAATGGTCACTTGGGAAACCATTCAAGAGCGGACAGGACGGTTAGAGGAATGGCGGAAGGCAGCTCCCGATAACTATCAAAGTAAATGTGAACTGATTCAGGCGGAACAGGCTCGAATTCAGGGGCGTATCGTTGAGGCTATGGACTATTACGATCGCGCCATTACCTCGGCCCAAACCCATGGCTTTTTAGTGGAGGTGGCGATCGCCGCTGAACGTGCCGCCGACTTTTACAATAGTTTAGGACGTGAGAAAATTGCTAATCACTATCTTCAGGATGCGTACCATGCGTACGAGTATTGGGGCGCGACCGCTAAGATGGCGGCGTTACTTGAAGAGCATCCCCATTTATATCGGATGGTAGTTCAGCAACAAAAACTTGGGTCGATTCTTTCTAGTAAAATCACGATTAGTCAGAGTAACCCCAGCTCAAAAATCACCGTTAACCAAACCTCATCACGACATCAAGCTAACTCGAATGATATTTTAGATTTAGGCACAGTCATTAAGGCAACTCAAGCCCTCTCAGGTCAAATTTGCCTACCAGAATTACTTGAACAACTGCTAACTTTAGCCCTAGAAAATGCTGGGGCGCAACGGGGATATTTATTGTTGATGAAGCAGAAAAATCTGGCGATCGCCGCGTCGGGACAAGTAGAATCGAACATCTGCGTCACCGTTGAGTCAGACAATCGCCCCATCGACAACCAGACTGTCCCCGTCTCGCTCATTTACTATGTCCAACGTACTCACGAGCCAGTGGTTCTCGCCCAGGCCGTTGATGAAGGGTTATTCACTCAAGATCCCTATATTCAAAGCGGGATGATTCAGTCGATTCTCTGTTTACCTATCCTCCAACAAGGACAGGTTCTGGGAATCCTCTATTTAGAAAATAACCTAACTCAAGGTGCCTTTACGCGCGATCGCCTAGAGGTTCTGCAAATTCTCTCAGCACAAGCGGCAATTTCCATTGAAAACGCCCGCCTCTATCGTCAACTGACCGAGTATAGCCATCATCTTGAAGACACCGTCGGACAACGCACCCAGGAACTACGACAGAAAAATCAAGATTTGCAACAAACCTTACAGGAGTTACAACAGACTCAAACCCAACTGATCCAAACCGAAAAAATGTCGAGCTTAGGGCAAATGGTGGCCGGAATCGCCCATGAAATCAATAACCCAGTTACCTTTATTTCCGGGAATATTGCTTATGCCCGCGAATATTTTAAGGACTTACAGGATTTAATTGAACTCATTCAGCAGGAATATCAGCCCCTGAAAGCCTCAGTTGAAGAAAAAATTGAGGAAATTGAGCTTGATTTTCTATATGAAGACCTCAAACAAATGTTAGCCTCAATGGAAAATGGCAGCGATCGCATTCGTTGTATCATTCTTGGCTTACGAAACTTCTCTCGCCTCGATGAATCTGTCCACAAAACTGCTGACCTTCACGAAGGACTGGATAATACCCTGCTGATTATCCAACATCGTCTAAGTCGTTCTCCCAGACAAGAACCGATTAAAATTCAGAAAACCTATGGAGAGTTACCGAAAATAACTTGTTATCCCAGTCAACTCAATCAAGTCTTTTTAAACATCCTGAACAACGCCATCGATGTCCTATCCTCCTTTGAGAGTCAGCCAAACCCAGAAATTCAGATTAAAACCAACGTAACGAATACAAATACTATCACCATTCGCATTCTCGATAATGGCCCCGGGATGAGTGACGCAGTACGTCAGAAAATTTTTGACCCCTTCTTCACTACCAAACCCGTCGGACAAGGAACCGGGTTAGGACTGTCCATTAGCTATCAAATTATCACCGAACAACATCGGGGAAAACTAGAGTGTTACTCTCAACCAGGAGAAGGAAGTGAATTTATGATCGAGATTCCCGTTAATCGCTCCTAG
- the trpD gene encoding anthranilate phosphoribosyltransferase, producing the protein MVDASTSAATLNPSVLLQQLLDGQSLTRSQASQLMEGWLNEEIPPVLSGAILAALQAKGVDTEELVGMAQVLQSLSHATTEAPLPEPRIDTCGTGGDGASTFNISTSVAFVAAAAGVTVVKHGNRSASSKVGSADVLEALGINLQAPSERIEAAVSEVGVTFLFAPGWHPAMKAVVPLRKTLKVRTVFNLLGPLVNPLRPTGQVMGVYDPSLLSILAGALGQLGTQRAIVLHGRERLDEAGLADITDLAVLEQGQVTSQELNPQEVGLQSAATEALRGGEIEENTEILRSLLQGKGTPAQQDVVALNTALALQVAGTVPMGDTTGGIAIARDILKSGAAWDKLEALVRFLRP; encoded by the coding sequence ATGGTTGACGCTTCGACATCTGCGGCTACTCTGAATCCTTCTGTCTTGCTCCAACAACTGCTGGATGGTCAGTCTCTGACGCGATCGCAGGCCAGTCAGCTTATGGAAGGCTGGCTCAATGAGGAGATTCCTCCAGTTCTCTCGGGAGCCATCCTAGCAGCGTTGCAAGCCAAAGGGGTGGATACGGAGGAACTGGTGGGGATGGCTCAGGTTCTGCAATCTCTGAGTCACGCGACAACTGAGGCCCCTCTGCCGGAACCCCGTATTGATACCTGCGGCACAGGCGGCGATGGGGCCTCGACATTTAATATCTCCACCTCGGTGGCCTTTGTGGCGGCGGCGGCGGGGGTAACGGTGGTTAAACATGGCAATCGCTCGGCGTCGAGTAAGGTGGGGTCGGCGGATGTGTTGGAAGCCTTGGGGATTAATCTACAAGCTCCCAGTGAACGAATTGAGGCGGCGGTGTCTGAGGTGGGGGTGACGTTTCTGTTTGCTCCCGGTTGGCATCCGGCCATGAAGGCCGTGGTTCCCCTCCGCAAAACCCTGAAAGTGCGGACGGTGTTTAATCTTCTGGGGCCGCTGGTGAATCCCCTGCGTCCTACGGGACAGGTCATGGGGGTCTATGATCCGAGTTTGTTAAGCATTTTAGCTGGGGCCTTGGGTCAGTTGGGAACCCAGCGGGCCATTGTCCTTCATGGACGGGAACGCCTGGATGAGGCGGGATTGGCGGATATCACGGATTTGGCGGTCTTGGAACAGGGACAGGTCACGTCTCAAGAACTCAATCCCCAAGAGGTTGGACTCCAGAGTGCTGCCACCGAGGCCCTGCGAGGGGGGGAAATTGAGGAGAATACGGAGATTTTGCGATCGCTCCTCCAGGGAAAAGGAACCCCGGCCCAGCAAGATGTGGTGGCCCTGAACACGGCCCTAGCATTACAGGTGGCGGGAACGGTTCCTATGGGGGACACCACAGGGGGGATTGCGATCGCCCGCGACATCCTAAAAAGTGGAGCCGCCTGGGATAAACTAGAGGCACTAGTCCGCTTCTTAAGGCCCTAG
- a CDS encoding type II toxin-antitoxin system PemK/MazF family toxin, whose translation MTDPPKRGELWLANLNPTQGSEQAGIRPVIIFQNNLVSKFSTTTIAIPLTTNRRRAALPICLLLNQGEAGLSQPSVALCFQMRVLDKTRLIRKLGQLTLLGYLSWKMSCQ comes from the coding sequence ATGACTGACCCACCGAAACGGGGGGAGCTATGGTTAGCAAATCTAAACCCAACCCAAGGCTCGGAACAGGCGGGGATTCGACCGGTTATTATCTTTCAGAATAATCTTGTTTCCAAGTTTTCTACGACAACGATTGCCATTCCCCTAACAACTAACCGGCGACGTGCAGCCCTCCCAATTTGTCTTCTATTAAATCAGGGAGAAGCTGGTCTAAGTCAACCATCAGTGGCATTATGTTTTCAGATGCGTGTTCTTGACAAAACTCGTTTAATTCGTAAATTGGGTCAACTTACCCTGCTAGGTTATCTCAGTTGGAAGATGTCGTGTCAATGA
- a CDS encoding DNA polymerase III subunit alpha, which translates to MSFVGLHIHSDYSLLDGASQLQQLVDRAAELDMPAIALTDHGVMYGAAQLVKICRGKGVKPIIGNEMYVINGDITKQERRPRYHQVVLAKDNIGYKNLTKLTTISHLEGYQGKGIFSRPCINKDLLAEYREGLIVTSACLGGEIPQAILRNRLDVARRIATWYKDTFGEDFYIEIQDHGSREDRVVNVELVRIARELDIEIIASNDSHYISCYDVEAHDALLCIQTGKSIIEDKRLRYSGTEYLKTAEEMAQLFRDHLEDDVIEEAIANTLKVAEKIKPYDLFGDTRIPDFPIPSGYTADTYLEDVAWAGLLDRLNAKSRSELSQEYKERLEFELKMMQQMGFSTYFLVVWDYIKFARDNNIPVGPGRGSAAGSLVAYSLRITNIDPVHHGLLFERFLNPERKSMPDIDTDFCIERRDEMIQYVTQQYGVDRVAQIVTFNRMTSKAVLKDVARVLDIPYKQADQMAKMIPVSRGKPEKLNVMISDATPAPEFKEAYDSDPIVQRWLDMAIRIEGTNKSTGVHAAGVIISADPIDEIVPLQRNKDGGITTQYPMEDLESMGMLKMDFLGLKNLTTIQKTLDLVEQSQGIHIDPDELAIHERKGQAILARNPESQLPKDIQNTYKLIAEGKLEGVFQLESSGMRQVVRDLKPSCIDDISSILSLYRPGPLDAGLIPKFINRKHGREEIVYDHAMLGSILKETYGVMVYQEQIMKIAQDMAGYSLGEADLLRRAMGKKKMAEMQKHHGIFIDGCAKNGVDKKTAEALFDQMVKFAEYCLTYETEVMTLEYGVMPIGKLVEERISCQVYTVDANGFIYTQPIAQWHDRGQQEVFEYQLEDGCIIRATPDHKFMTESGEMLAIDEIFERNLELKSIKPELEVPMAS; encoded by the coding sequence ATGTCTTTTGTCGGATTACATATTCATAGCGATTACAGTCTCCTCGATGGAGCCAGTCAACTACAACAACTGGTCGATCGCGCCGCAGAACTAGATATGCCCGCGATCGCCCTCACAGACCACGGCGTGATGTACGGGGCCGCTCAACTGGTGAAAATCTGCCGAGGCAAAGGTGTAAAACCCATCATCGGCAATGAAATGTACGTCATCAATGGCGACATCACCAAACAAGAACGTCGCCCCCGCTATCACCAAGTTGTCCTGGCAAAAGATAACATTGGCTATAAAAATTTAACAAAACTCACCACCATTTCCCACCTAGAAGGCTATCAAGGAAAAGGTATCTTCTCGCGTCCTTGCATCAACAAAGACCTACTCGCTGAATATCGCGAGGGGTTAATCGTCACCAGTGCCTGTTTAGGGGGCGAAATTCCTCAAGCGATTCTCCGTAACCGGCTCGATGTGGCCCGTCGTATTGCCACCTGGTATAAAGACACCTTTGGCGAGGATTTCTACATCGAAATTCAAGACCACGGCTCTCGCGAAGACCGAGTTGTGAACGTAGAACTGGTGCGAATTGCGCGGGAACTCGACATTGAAATTATCGCCAGTAACGACTCTCATTATATCTCCTGCTACGACGTAGAAGCTCATGACGCGCTGCTGTGCATTCAAACCGGGAAATCCATTATTGAAGATAAACGGTTGCGCTATAGCGGCACAGAATACCTGAAAACCGCCGAAGAAATGGCGCAACTGTTCCGGGATCACTTAGAAGATGATGTGATTGAGGAGGCGATCGCCAATACCCTCAAGGTTGCTGAAAAAATCAAGCCCTACGACCTCTTTGGCGACACTCGCATTCCCGACTTTCCCATTCCTTCCGGCTACACCGCCGACACCTATCTCGAAGACGTGGCCTGGGCCGGCCTACTCGATCGCCTCAACGCCAAAAGCCGCAGCGAGTTAAGCCAGGAGTATAAAGAACGGCTGGAATTTGAACTCAAAATGATGCAACAGATGGGGTTCTCCACCTATTTCTTGGTGGTCTGGGACTACATCAAATTTGCCCGCGATAATAATATCCCTGTTGGTCCCGGACGAGGATCGGCGGCGGGGTCGTTGGTGGCGTATTCCCTGCGCATTACTAATATCGACCCTGTCCATCATGGCTTACTGTTTGAACGGTTCCTAAACCCCGAACGGAAGTCCATGCCAGATATTGATACCGACTTCTGCATTGAACGTCGCGATGAAATGATTCAATATGTCACCCAACAATATGGGGTAGACCGAGTGGCGCAGATTGTCACCTTTAACCGCATGACCTCCAAAGCGGTTTTAAAAGATGTGGCGCGGGTGTTGGATATTCCCTATAAACAAGCCGACCAAATGGCAAAAATGATTCCAGTGTCGCGGGGAAAACCGGAAAAATTAAACGTGATGATTTCCGATGCCACTCCCGCCCCGGAATTTAAGGAAGCCTACGATAGTGACCCCATTGTACAACGGTGGCTGGATATGGCCATTCGCATTGAGGGAACCAACAAATCCACGGGAGTTCACGCGGCGGGGGTGATTATTTCCGCTGACCCCATTGATGAGATTGTCCCTTTGCAGCGCAACAAAGATGGGGGCATTACCACCCAATATCCCATGGAAGATTTAGAATCCATGGGAATGTTGAAAATGGACTTTTTGGGCTTAAAGAACTTAACCACGATTCAAAAAACCTTGGATTTAGTGGAACAAAGCCAAGGAATCCATATCGACCCCGATGAGTTAGCCATTCATGAACGAAAAGGCCAGGCAATTCTAGCTCGTAATCCTGAGAGTCAATTACCGAAAGATATCCAAAACACCTATAAACTCATCGCCGAAGGAAAACTCGAAGGGGTGTTTCAGTTGGAATCGTCCGGGATGCGCCAGGTGGTGCGAGATTTGAAACCCTCTTGTATTGATGATATTTCCTCAATTCTTTCTCTCTACCGTCCGGGGCCGTTAGATGCGGGACTGATTCCCAAGTTTATTAACCGTAAACATGGTCGGGAAGAGATTGTGTATGACCATGCTATGTTGGGGTCGATTCTCAAGGAAACCTATGGGGTAATGGTGTATCAGGAGCAGATTATGAAAATCGCTCAGGATATGGCCGGGTATTCCTTGGGGGAAGCGGATTTACTTCGTCGTGCCATGGGTAAGAAAAAGATGGCGGAGATGCAGAAGCATCATGGCATTTTTATTGATGGCTGTGCCAAGAATGGGGTGGATAAAAAGACCGCTGAGGCTCTGTTTGATCAGATGGTGAAGTTTGCGGAGTATTGTTTAACCTATGAGACAGAGGTGATGACGCTTGAATATGGGGTGATGCCGATTGGTAAACTGGTTGAGGAGCGGATTTCCTGTCAGGTGTATACGGTGGATGCCAATGGTTTTATTTATACACAACCCATTGCTCAATGGCACGATCGCGGTCAACAAGAGGTGTTTGAATATCAGTTAGAGGATGGTTGCATCATTCGGGCCACCCCAGACCACAAGTTCATGACGGAATCGGGAGAAATGTTAGCAATTGATGAGATTTTTGAGCGTAATCTGGAGTTGAAATCCATTAAGCCAGAGCTAGAGGTTCCCATGGCCAGTTAA
- a CDS encoding universal stress protein, with protein sequence MKTILLCTDGSSFAEKSYYYGSWLAHRLAAKVSVLFVTDIRSQQVASTGNLSGSIGIGSSQDLLKKLVDLEHEKAKINNQRAKFILEKAKTILGNSGLQTINLIHKTGFLVDCFHEFEQNADLVVLGKRGEAAEFASGHLGANLERIVRSSQKPCFVTSRTYHDIERVLVAYDGSKTGKKMLNFLIASPIFKDLEIHIVTIAKTPEDPVSISRIEEARYQLQDAGINPVCSLQTGDAEQVMSKYVEDYKIQLLVMGAYGHSRIRHLVIGSTTAQMLRSSNIPVLLYR encoded by the coding sequence ATGAAAACAATTCTTCTCTGTACCGATGGTTCATCCTTTGCTGAAAAAAGCTATTACTATGGCAGTTGGCTGGCACACCGCTTAGCCGCCAAAGTGAGTGTTTTATTTGTTACAGACATTCGCAGCCAACAAGTAGCGTCAACGGGAAATCTCAGCGGCAGTATTGGCATCGGTTCCTCCCAAGACTTGCTCAAAAAGCTAGTCGATTTAGAACATGAAAAAGCCAAGATTAACAATCAACGGGCTAAATTTATTTTAGAAAAAGCCAAAACAATTTTAGGAAACTCCGGTTTACAAACCATCAACTTGATTCACAAAACAGGATTTCTCGTCGATTGCTTTCATGAATTTGAGCAGAATGCAGATCTAGTGGTCTTGGGAAAACGAGGCGAAGCCGCTGAATTTGCCTCGGGACACCTTGGGGCAAACTTAGAACGCATTGTGCGCAGTAGCCAAAAGCCTTGTTTTGTCACCTCCCGTACCTACCATGATATCGAGCGTGTTTTAGTTGCCTATGACGGCAGTAAAACCGGCAAAAAGATGCTGAATTTCCTCATCGCATCTCCTATCTTTAAAGATTTGGAAATCCACATCGTCACCATTGCCAAGACGCCGGAAGACCCGGTGAGCATTTCCCGCATCGAAGAGGCTCGTTATCAGTTACAAGATGCAGGAATCAACCCAGTTTGCTCCTTGCAAACCGGAGATGCTGAACAGGTGATGAGCAAGTATGTCGAAGACTACAAAATTCAGTTGTTAGTGATGGGGGCATATGGTCATAGCCGAATTCGTCATTTAGTCATCGGGAGTACCACAGCCCAAATGTTGCGATCAAGCAACATTCCTGTGCTTCTCTACCGTTAA
- a CDS encoding SulP family inorganic anion transporter, translated as MLYTVKRWFPNLHLRNLKGDFLGGLTVSIVALPLALAFGVSSGAGAITGLYGAIFVGIFAALFGGTPSQISGPTGPMTVVMASVFTALTAQYGVEEGLTMSFTVVMLGGLFQIIFGALQLGTYITMMPYTVISGFMSGIGVIIVALQLGPFLGHTASASVIEAMRDLPTYLSDPNGPAVILGAVTLVIVFTWPRRLNRIVPSPLLALVVGTVMGLLFFGETELPVIGEIPSGLPELRLPEFEWEALRTMTGYGLMLATLGAIDSLLTSLVADNITRTEHDPNRELIGQGIGNMVAGLFGGLPGAGATMRTVVNVQGGGRTPFSGVVHSLCLLVVMLGAGALTEPIPHAVLAGILIKVGINIIDWSFLRRAHRISLKATGLMYGVLFLTVFVDLITAVAVGVFFANLLTIKGLSELQAKQVKAIVSPSDESLDEEEQDLLEQAEGRLMLFAISGPMSFGSAKAISQQITMVNDYDVLILDLSNVPRLGVTASLAIETMVLEANQNRRDVFLVGAHGRVLERLDRMEVIAALTREKVFESRVEALRQGVALIGIKSAARAEAGTSRRKR; from the coding sequence ATGCTCTACACAGTTAAACGGTGGTTTCCCAACCTCCACTTGCGTAACCTCAAGGGTGATTTCCTTGGGGGATTAACGGTTTCGATTGTGGCTCTGCCCCTAGCCCTTGCCTTTGGCGTCTCCTCCGGTGCAGGAGCCATTACGGGGCTATATGGGGCTATCTTTGTGGGGATCTTTGCCGCTCTCTTTGGCGGAACCCCCTCGCAAATCTCTGGTCCGACGGGGCCGATGACCGTGGTCATGGCGTCAGTGTTTACTGCCTTAACCGCTCAATATGGGGTCGAAGAGGGGTTGACCATGTCCTTTACGGTGGTCATGTTAGGGGGACTGTTCCAGATTATCTTCGGGGCCCTGCAACTGGGGACTTACATCACCATGATGCCCTACACGGTCATCTCAGGCTTTATGTCTGGGATTGGTGTGATTATTGTGGCATTGCAACTGGGACCCTTTTTAGGCCATACCGCTTCAGCAAGTGTGATCGAAGCAATGCGGGACTTGCCCACTTATCTGAGTGATCCCAATGGGCCAGCGGTGATTTTAGGAGCGGTGACTCTGGTAATTGTCTTTACCTGGCCACGACGGCTCAACCGGATTGTCCCGTCGCCACTGTTAGCCCTGGTGGTAGGGACGGTGATGGGCCTGCTGTTTTTCGGGGAGACTGAGTTACCGGTCATCGGCGAGATTCCGAGTGGCCTTCCTGAACTCCGATTACCGGAGTTTGAATGGGAAGCTTTGAGAACGATGACCGGTTATGGTCTGATGTTAGCGACCTTGGGGGCAATTGACTCCTTGCTCACGTCCCTGGTGGCGGATAACATCACTCGCACGGAACATGACCCCAACCGGGAGTTGATTGGCCAAGGCATTGGCAATATGGTGGCGGGCCTGTTTGGTGGTTTACCGGGTGCGGGGGCTACCATGCGAACGGTGGTCAATGTGCAAGGGGGAGGACGCACGCCTTTTTCTGGGGTGGTGCATAGTCTCTGTTTACTGGTGGTGATGTTGGGGGCAGGTGCTCTGACGGAGCCGATTCCCCATGCGGTGTTGGCGGGGATTTTGATTAAAGTTGGCATCAATATTATTGATTGGAGCTTTTTAAGACGGGCCCACCGCATTTCCCTTAAAGCCACTGGCTTGATGTATGGGGTCTTGTTCCTAACGGTGTTTGTGGACTTGATTACGGCTGTGGCGGTGGGTGTGTTCTTTGCGAACCTGTTGACGATTAAGGGTCTTAGTGAGTTACAAGCGAAGCAGGTTAAGGCGATTGTTAGCCCCAGTGATGAATCCCTCGATGAGGAAGAGCAAGACTTGTTAGAGCAGGCTGAGGGTCGCTTGATGCTCTTTGCCATTAGTGGTCCGATGAGCTTTGGCTCGGCTAAGGCCATTTCTCAGCAAATCACGATGGTGAATGATTATGATGTGCTGATTTTAGATTTATCGAATGTTCCCCGTTTGGGGGTGACGGCCTCGTTGGCGATTGAAACGATGGTCTTGGAAGCGAACCAGAATCGCCGCGATGTGTTTTTGGTTGGGGCCCACGGACGAGTCCTCGAACGGCTCGATCGCATGGAGGTTATAGCCGCCTTAACTCGGGAGAAGGTGTTTGAATCTCGGGTTGAGGCGTTACGTCAGGGGGTGGCTCTGATTGGTATAAAATCTGCGGCTCGGGCTGAGGCGGGGACGTCACGCCGTAAGCGTTGA